The sequence below is a genomic window from Thioclava nitratireducens.
ATCGCCGAGGCTCCCTTGGCAAGATCACTGGCCGGCGTGGCCGAACGCGCCCGCCGGCTGGCGACCGGGGCAGAGCAACTTGCAGCGCAGCGTGATCGGATCGCGCCGGACATGGCCGCTCTCTCGGCCCTTTACGCCCGCAGTGCCGCGTCCGCCGCGGAAATATCCCGTCTCGACGAACGCATCCAGCTGCTCGGGATAAACGCGACCCTGGTCTCCGGCCGTCTGGGGCCGGACGGCGGAGCGACGCTCGAAGTGTCGGAGCAGCTGCGCGACTGCACACTCGAGATCGCGGCCGGGATCGCCGGGATCGTCCGCCTGGCCCTGTTGCAGGAGTCGAGCGCCGCGGTCTTCCTTTCCCCGGACGAGCAGAGCGGCGCGGATATCTCTGCGGTCAGGGCCATGGAGAGCCTCGCGGCAGAACTCGGCGCCGCGTTGGACGGCATGACAGATATGGTCCGCGCCGACCGCGATGGTCCCCTGCGGGATAGCCGGGCCGCGTTGGTGCGCTTGCTGAGCGAAGCACGATCGGCGCTTCCTCCGAACACGAACAATGCCTTCCAGGGCGAGATTTCGAACGAAATCGCCAGCTTTTTGGACGCGGTCGAGGCGAGTTACACCATGCCCGCAGAGCGCGAGGTGCATGCCGGGGTCTTCCCGTCATCCTCGGCGGATTTCGTATCCGTGGCACAGGAGGCCGAGGACATCTTCTTCTGAGGTATCCGCATATTCAGTCACCGGTTCCAGCGCCCGGGCGCTGAAGCGTATCGTGTGCCGATCTTCGCCAGCGTATCGTCGGTGCAGCCAGTGTCGTAGAGACAGACGTGGCGCGCGCCGGTCACCGTGTGCGTTTCCAGCCATTCGAGGATGTAATCACCGATAGTCTTCACGATAGCGACGAGGGCCGGACCGTCGCGCGTCGGCGGCGGGGGGGCGCGGTGATGCCGAAGAGCCGAATCTTCTTCGATCCGATCGCCTCGATGAATCCGGAGATGCTCACATGCGCGCGTTTCCATTAGCGCCTGCGTAGCCAGATGCGCGGGTGGGAACAAGTTTGTGCGCAACCAAGGGCGGTGCATGCGAGACAATTCGCCGACGCGCAACTCTGCGCGGAATCTTTGCAGAATTGATCGCAGGGGGGATTCCAATGACGAATCACATGTGACATGATTCGAGATAAAGGGCCCGGCAGAGGTCAGGACGCGGCTCCGGGGGACGGAGCGCGGCCGATACGGAAGAGAGGCAGGACAATGGTTATGAGACGCCCCACGATCGGGCCTCTGATTTTCGTGACCGTGGCGGTGGTGCTCGGCGCCTATTTCGCCTTCGCCGCCGTACAGGGACGCTACGGCATTCTCAGCCGCGTGCAGATCGAAGCGGAGATCGACGCCAAGCGCGCCGAGCGCGATGCGCTGCGCGCCAAGGTCGACCGGATGGCCAACCTGACCCATCGCCTCTCCGACGATTACCTCGATCTGGATCTTCTCGACAGCCAGGCGCGCGAAGTGCTGGGCGCGATGCGCTCCGACGAGATCGTGATCCGCTGAGAGGCTACTCGGCCTGCCCGTTTTTGCGGCACAAACATCGCTCGAAAACTGCCTCACCGGCCCTAGTTGAAACGTGAGCGCCATTCCCGCCCTCCGATGCCGCGGGGTCATTGCCTTCGGCCCGGCATTGCTGTAAGGAATGGTTTAACGCTAAACTATTCCGGCCAAGGGAGGTCTGACCAATGGCAGCACGGAAAGGCTCGGCGAGCGGCGCCAAAGCGGGCGCGAATGTCTCGGCCGAGGAACTCAAGCAATATTACCACGACATGCTGCTGATCCGGCGCTTCGAAGAGAAGGCCGGTCAGCTCTACGGCATGGGTCTGATCGGCGGCTTCTGCCACCTCTATATCGGGCAGGAAGCGGTGGTCGTCGGCCTCGAGGCTGCGGCGAAGGAAGGCGACAAGCGCGTCACCTCCTATCGCGACCACGGGCACATGCTCGCCTGCGGGATGGACCCGAAAGGCGTCATGGCCGAGCTCACGGGCCGCGACGGCGGTTACTCGAAGGGCAAGGGCGGCTCGATGCACATGTTCTCGAAAGAGAAGCATTTCTATGGCGGCCACGGCATCGTCGCGGCGCAGGTGCCGATCGGTGCGGGCCTCGCCTTCGCGGATAAGTACAAGGGCAACGACAACGTCACCTTCACCTATTTCGGCGACGGTGCGGCGAACCAGGGTCAGGTCGCAGAGACCTACAATATGGCGCAGCTCTGGGATCTTCCGGTCGTTTTCGTGATCGAGAACAACCAGTACGCGATGGGCACCAGCGTGAAGCGCGCGACCAAGTCGCCCGACTTCTACGAGCGCGGCATTGCCTACGGCATCTCCGGCGAGGAAGTCGACGGGATGGACGTGCTGGCGGTGAAGCAGGCCGGCGAGAAGGCGGTCGCGCACTGCCGCGCGGGCAAGGGCCCCTACATCCTCGAGATCAAGACCTATCGCTATCGCGGCCACTCGATGTCGGACCCGGCGAAATACCGGACCCGCGAAGAAGTGCAGAAGATGCGCGAAGAGCGTGACGCGATCGAGCAGGTCCGTCAGCTCCTGCTGACCGGCAAGCACGCGACCGAGGACGAGCTCAAGCAGGTCGACAAGGATATCAAGGCGATCGTCAACGGCGCCGCCGATTTCGCCAAGGAGAGCCCGGAGCCCTCCGTGGATGAACTTTACACCGACATCTACACCGATGTCGCGCCGCAGAACGCCTGAGGGGGGAAAGACAGATGGCAACCAAGATTCTGATGCCCGCGCTCTCGCCCACGATGGAAGAGGGCACGCTGGCGAAATGGCTCAAGAAAGAGGGCGACGAGATTTCGGCCGGTGACATCATCGCCGAGATCGAGACCGACAAGGCCACGATGGAATTCGAAGCGGTCGACGAAGGCACGCTGGGCAAGATCCTCGTCGCCGAAGGCACCTCCGGCGTGAAGGTCAACGACCCGATCGCGGTGCTGCTGGAAGAAGGCGAAGACGCCTCCGCCGCGGAAGAGGCCGAAGCGCCCGACACCGGGTCGGACGCCGCCGAGAGCGACGACAGCGACGAACCCGCGAAAACTCCGGCCAAGGCGAAGTCCTCGGACGACGGCGACGACATGCCCAAGCCCGACACCACGCCGGATTGGCCCGAAGGCACGCCGATGAAGACGCAGACCGTTCGCGAGGCGCTGCGCGACGCGATGGCCGAAGAAATGCGCGCCGACGACACCGTCTTCGTGATGGGTGAGGAAGTCGCCGAATACCAGGGCGCCTACAAGGTCACGCAGGGCCTGCTCGACGAGTTCGGCGACCGCCGCGTGATCGATACGCCCATCACCGAGCATGGTTTCGCCGGTCTCGGCGTCGGTGCGGCCTTCGGTGGCCTGCGCCCGATCGTCGAATTCATGACCTTCAACTTCGCCATGCAGGCGATGGACCAGATCATCAACTCGGCAGCGAAGACGCTCTACATGTCGGGCGGCCAGATGGGCGCACCGATGGTGTTCCGCGGTCCGAACGGTGCTGCGGCCCGCGTGGCGGCACAGCACAGCCAGGATTACGGCGCATGGTATGCCCATGTTCCGGGCCTGAAAGTCGTGCAGCCCTACTCGGCGGCCGATGCGAAGGGCCTGCTGAAAACTGCGATCCGCGATCCGAACCC
It includes:
- a CDS encoding FtsB family cell division protein, whose protein sequence is MVMRRPTIGPLIFVTVAVVLGAYFAFAAVQGRYGILSRVQIEAEIDAKRAERDALRAKVDRMANLTHRLSDDYLDLDLLDSQAREVLGAMRSDEIVIR
- a CDS encoding pyruvate dehydrogenase complex E1 component subunit beta, whose translation is MATKILMPALSPTMEEGTLAKWLKKEGDEISAGDIIAEIETDKATMEFEAVDEGTLGKILVAEGTSGVKVNDPIAVLLEEGEDASAAEEAEAPDTGSDAAESDDSDEPAKTPAKAKSSDDGDDMPKPDTTPDWPEGTPMKTQTVREALRDAMAEEMRADDTVFVMGEEVAEYQGAYKVTQGLLDEFGDRRVIDTPITEHGFAGLGVGAAFGGLRPIVEFMTFNFAMQAMDQIINSAAKTLYMSGGQMGAPMVFRGPNGAAARVAAQHSQDYGAWYAHVPGLKVVQPYSAADAKGLLKTAIRDPNPVIFLENEILYGRSFEVPDLEDFTIPFGKAKIWREGADVTIVSWGIGMSHALEAADKLEKEGIDAEVIDLRTLRPVDYDTVLASVRKTNRCVTVEEGFPVASFGNHLSAVIMERAFDWLDAPVINCTGKDVPMPYAANLEKLALVTSDEVVDAVKKVTYR
- the pdhA gene encoding pyruvate dehydrogenase (acetyl-transferring) E1 component subunit alpha — encoded protein: MAARKGSASGAKAGANVSAEELKQYYHDMLLIRRFEEKAGQLYGMGLIGGFCHLYIGQEAVVVGLEAAAKEGDKRVTSYRDHGHMLACGMDPKGVMAELTGRDGGYSKGKGGSMHMFSKEKHFYGGHGIVAAQVPIGAGLAFADKYKGNDNVTFTYFGDGAANQGQVAETYNMAQLWDLPVVFVIENNQYAMGTSVKRATKSPDFYERGIAYGISGEEVDGMDVLAVKQAGEKAVAHCRAGKGPYILEIKTYRYRGHSMSDPAKYRTREEVQKMREERDAIEQVRQLLLTGKHATEDELKQVDKDIKAIVNGAADFAKESPEPSVDELYTDIYTDVAPQNA